Genomic window (Hydrogenimonas cancrithermarum):
GCCGGGATTTCGTGTTCGAAAATCATAGCGTCTCGTTTGCGTAGTAGACTTCGTTGAAGACTTTCGAAGCCAGGCCGTCGTAGGGACGGCGGTCGAGTTTGTCATAGGCCCACTCGATCGCGTTGACAACCCAGGCACTCTCGTAGACCGGGATCAGCCCCATCTGATTGATACGGAAGAGCTTGCCCTTGAGGTGATCCTGACCACCCGCGATATTGACGCCGAACTCCGTTTTGAGAATGGAGCGAACGGCATTGGCCTCCTCGTCGTAGACCGCACTCATGGAGAGCGCCGGTGCCTTGGGGTAGAGCTGGCATCCGATCGCCTCCAATGCCGCACGTGTCGCCAGCGCACGTGCCTTCGTATCACGGTAGAATGCGTCGTACCCTTCCGCCTCGATGAGCTCGAGCATCTTGTTCAGCCCGATGATCAACGTTGTCGGTGCCGTGTAGGCAGTAGTGTTCTGGCGCTGCTTCTTGATTTCGGATGCGAGGTTGAAGTAGTAGCCGCTCCCTTCGCCGATCTTTTTGACCGCCGCGTCGCTGAGGCCGATCATCGCCATCCCCGGCGGCAGCATCAGCGCTTTCTGGCTTCCGGCGATCAGCGCGTCGATGCACGTCGTATCGATCGGCTCTACACCTACGGCTGTGATACCATCGGCGATCACCATGATCTCAGGGTTGATCGCTTTGATCGCCGCTGCAATCTCTTCGACCGGGTGGCGCAGACCCCCCGCACTCTCGCTCACCTGGATACAGAAGGCGTCGATAGCGGGATCGTCCGCCAGGGCCGCCTTGACATCCTCTACATTCGCTGGAGTATCCCAGGCATATTTGAGCTCCACATGCTCCAGGCCGAACGCCTGGACGATCTTTCCGAAACGCTCACCGAACTTTCCGGCATTGACCGTCAGCGCTTTTTTTGTGCATAGATTCGACACACACGCTTCCATCGCACCCGTACCGCTCGATGCAAGCATGACACACTCGTCCATGCCGAAAAGGCGCATCAGCCGTGTTCGTGCCTCTTTGAAGATCGCTTCGAATTCGGGAGTTCTATGGTGAATCGTGGGGCCTGCCATCGCCATGCGGACAGCTTCGGGAACCGGCGTCGGGCCGGGAGTAAAAAGCAGCATACGCCTACCTTTAAAACAGAAATTTTGGGTGATTATAGCAAATGTCTACTGAAAGGAGCGTGACCGGTAAAGAGGGCCGCAGAAACGGCAGCGGCCCGACAAAGCATAAAAAACTATTGACAGCGTCTCTTCGTCTTGATATCGAACGCGATCTTCACATCCTGCCAAGTTTTTCCTTTGTGAAGGTCGTAACAGGCTTTGTTGATGCTTTCCAGCGATGGCAGCATATCGAAATCGCCCAGATCGAGGTACCCTTCCGCCTGGACTTCATCTTCGTCGAATTCGACTTTCATCGGAACGATCTTCGTGATACCGTTCATCGTGACTTCGACATTCGCCACATCTTTTTCGATGCTCTTGATTTCGGCCGTAATCGTCTCGACACCCTGTATATGGAAGAAAAACTTCACCAGCTTGGCATCACGCCCCTTGTTTTTGGAATCGACACTCCGCGTATCGATCACCACTCTCGCACCCTCGAGCAGCCCTTTTTCCGTCTTGTCCGGCATCGCGTTCAGTTTGATCGCGTCGAACGTTCCGCCGACTCCGATTTTGAGCGGTGTTTTGTAGGCTTTCCACTCGACGTCGATATCTTTGACACTGTAGGTACATTCACCTGCGAAAAGTCCCACCGCCATAACGATTCCCATCACAAAATATTTCATCATCTTCCTTGTTTTATCGATCGAGATATTGCATGGTACTACGATTTGGATGGATGCACCTTTAAACAAAAAAACTATTTCCGCGCATCGACTCCTTTGGCGCGGATCTTTCTCCCCTCTTCATACCAAACCTGCCGGACAAGCCTGCTGCGCCACCTGCCGTCGACGCGTTCTATGTCGTAACCTTCCCGGTACAAAAGTTTTCCGGAGGGAAGATAGTCCGTCCGTTCGAGCAAAAGCTCCCTTCGGGTTTTGTCTCTGTCGATTTTTCCGAGAGAAACGAGCTCCACCGTTCCGCCTCCGGGAAGAAAGTGGGTCGTAATGATCTTGGCGGGGCTGAGCCTGTTTTTCAGATAGATGAAATGCTTGTGCATGCGCATCTCTCCGATGTCGGAGAAGTGCCAGATGTTGGAAGGGACCGGTATAAAATGGCCGGGTTTGTAGTTGATCAAACGATACTCCATAATCAGCGGTTCGCCGACAAACGAATAGAGTTCGACGGGATAGTAGCTCTTTCCGTCGCTCAGGTAGAGAATCCTCGACGAAAGAGACTCCTTCGCTTCCATTCTGAATCCTTCCGGAAGCGGCAGAATCTCCGTCTCGTTTCGATCGCGGATCCGCAGAGGAAGCTTCAGGCCGTGAAGCGAGCCAAGCGCTTCCAGCGAAACCCGCATGGGGCCCGGCAGCTGTGTCGGAGCACGAAAGATTCCGCTATCCTCATCACGAAGCGATCCTCTTCTTTTCCTGGATACCTCCGGCAGATCGAAAGAAGCTGCCGTCTGCGCGACGATTCGTGATGCGAAGTCGACTTTCTCGTTCAGACCGAAACGCTCCAGATTTTTCTGCAGAAGTACACGGTTGAGTTCATAGCTCCTTTGCAAAGCGGCGTGTTGCGCGGAAGAGGTGCCGATTTTCGAAGTTCGGTTCTCCTCGGGCAGGGAAGCCGCAGCGGCCGCCGGGGATGCCTTCGCTACAGAAATTTCCGCAGGGGCCTGCTTGTTTTCATAGAGCCATTTGGCTGTCAAAAAACCGCTCATGAAGATGAAGGCCACCGTGACCGCCGCACCGAGGATGTAGGCATACCGCTTCAAGGAATCCTCACTGGTCGGGTTTTTCGGCGGAATCGGTGCTTGCGGCGATTCGCTCTTTTTGCGATAGGCCAGGTACTTTTCAAGCAGATAGTCCCGTTCGGTCGCCAGACTCTTTTTGCCGAAATATTTCGAAGCGATGTCGGAAGGGAGATAGGCGTTTAGCAGCAAATCATATACCTTCTCGACAATCTTGACGTTGGACATCAGGGGAATGTCGTTGGCGACGAAATGCGATACCAGCCCCAATGCACGCTTCTCGCTGGCACCCCACGATTCATGCTTCAAGACGCGCTGCAGATCTTCCGTATTGGAAAATAGGGCGATAATCCGCTCCATTTTCGTCTGCAGAGGAATACCTTCTTCCGCATCCGCTTTTTCTCCATCCAAATGAATCCGCAAAATCGCATGTGCCCATGCGATGAGATTTTCATCGGGTGTGGAGTTTTGGAGTGTTCTGGAAGCATCGAGAAGCAGATACGCCTCTACACCGCTCAGAAGATAGCGCCGTTTTATCTCGTCCACCTCTTTTTCGGAGGGGATGGTCTCCATAAGGAATTTTACTTTTTCATCGAACGTCACACTTCTTCCTTTTCGAACCACGACGACAGCCCAGAGGAGTGTCGGGATTGGAATTTCAGAAGTGTATCAGCCATGAACTAAAAAAAACTTTTATTGCTGCTATGCTTCCTCGAATGGCATCGTCTCCTGCCCAATTTCCAGATAGCGGTTCCAGTAGTGGTCGACAAAGGTACGGACCGTTTCATTTTTGGGCAGCCAAACACCATCTTTTTTCTCGACATAACTCGCCAGGAATCCACCTGCATCACGTTTGGGAAGGTAGAACCCGTGCACGAGACGGATATAGCGTGCCCGATAGAGCGCTTTTTGCCTGCGATAGGCTCCGTCACTCAGATCGATCGAGAGTTTTTCGCCGTCGAACCCCAGTACTCCCGCTTCGAAGAGAATGTCGAGATGCAGCAACCCTTCGACATAATAGGGCTCCACCTCGCCCGTCTTGCGCCAGCTCATCAGGCTTACCGCACGGGCCACCGTATCGCGCAGGATCTCCTCTTGAAGCGTTTCGTCTTCGTGCATGAAAAATGCCATCAGCCCGCCTGTCGTCGCCTTGAACTCTTCGACGTTTTTATAGTTCCCGCTGCCGTTCATCTTCGTTTCGGTATCGTCGTCGACCCAGAGTACGTGGCCGTACTCGTGGCCAATCGTCGTGATCTCGTAAACTTTGTGCCAAAGTTCCGGTTTTTCAAGCATCACGGTACGCTGATGCAGAACAAAATCATCACCGAAGGTTTCGCGCGCAATGCGCATCACCGGACGCGCCTTTTTGGATTCGAGCACGTTGTCGGCGAACGCGAATATCTTTTTGCCGAGTTCACGGCTCACCTCCGTGTCGTTGGGGACCACCTGCGCCGAGAAGAGCCCCTGGAACTCCGCTCCGTAAAAGAGTGCCGGAATGCCGATGTAGAGCTGCGTACGCTCCACCTGCCTTGCACAGTTTTCATTAACCTCTCTTGCCTCTTCGCCAAATTCGTGGGCCAGCGCTTCGCTCATCTCGAGGATCCGGGCGGGGATCTTCGTCTCCTGCATCAGTTTCGGCGATGCCAGCCGGACGTCCCATTCCAATGCCACTGCCTTGCGGTAGTGATCTTCATAATACTCGAGAGGATGGCCGATCTGGATCGGTGCCGTGATCGCCATCCATTTTCGGTCTACTTCGGCCCACTTTTTGATCAGCCCTTCGGTTTCGGTATGGGAAAAAGCGTCGATAAGCGCATCGATATAGGCGAGCCACTCGGCCTGCTGGCCGAAGACCTCATCCTCCATCGTCGCCAATACGCCGCGCATATTGGTCAACTTGTTCACAACCTCCTGCACCTCCATCCGAAAGGCTTTCGCGTAAGGGACGCTTTTAAATCCTTTGCGCGTCTTCTTGAGTACCGAATAGCAGCGGTCGCCCACACACCCCTCTTCACGAAGATCGAGCAGATCTTCGGACTCCAGCATCTCGTAAATCTTCTCTTCATCCCCATTGAAGAGCTCGAAGAGTTCACGGTTGACACCGTGGATAATATGTGCCGTCCAGGCGCTCTGCCATGTGCTCATCGCTTCACCCACCCGGTGCGCCTCTTTCAAAATTTCGCGATAAAACGGTGTCAACAGCGCTTCATCCTCGATCCAGTCGAGCAGCTCCAGATGACGTTTCAGGTAGAAGTCGGCCACCATCTTGTAGGCACTCTCTTTCGCTTCGATGATCGCCTTTTCCTCGCGCCCCTCTTTTTCCAGCACCTGGGCCAGTGCATCGTCACGCAGGCCGATCAATCGCGTCAGCGCCGCCATCCGGGTCTCCGGCGTCTCGGGCAACTCGAGGCGTCTCAGGAAATCACCGATCCATGCCTCCGCCTCGGCATGGCCGCTCCCGAGCAGATCGTAGTAGCTTCCCAGCTCTTTTTGCCGCCGCAGGATTTCGTTATAGAGTGTTTGAAGATCCTCCATAAAGACCTCGTAGTAAGTTTCACGCATGCTGACTCCTGAGCATTTCAATAATCGGTTTCGCCAGTTTCAATGCCTTACTGCGGTGCGAAAGCTCTTTCTTGATCGCCGGATCGAGCTCCCCGATCGTTTCGTCGAACCCTTCGGGAACGAATATCGGATCGTAACCGAACCCCCCTTCGCCCCGCGGCGTGTCGATCGCCTTTCCGTGCATCCAACCGTGCACCACATATTCGGCATTTGGCGCGACGATGGCAATGGCTGCCGTATAGAAGGCCGGTGCCTCCTTCATGCCTCTCTTTTTCAATTCATCGACCAGTTTGCTCAGGTTATCCTTGTCGCTGGCACCTGCACCTGCATATCGTGCACTGTAGATACCAGGTTCACCGTTCACGGCCGGTACGGTAATCCCGCTGTCATCACTGATGACGATCGCGTCGTCTCGTCCGAGCTTTTCGAAGATCGTCCTGGCTTTGATCAATGCGTTTTCGGCGAAGGTCGAACCGTTCTCCTCGATCTCCATCGGTCCGAGAAGTTCGCTGAAGGGGACCACTTCGTCCTTTTCGAAGAGCGACTGAATCTCTCTTACTTTACCCTTGTTTGAAGTGGCGA
Coding sequences:
- a CDS encoding pyridoxal-phosphate-dependent aminotransferase family protein codes for the protein MLLFTPGPTPVPEAVRMAMAGPTIHHRTPEFEAIFKEARTRLMRLFGMDECVMLASSGTGAMEACVSNLCTKKALTVNAGKFGERFGKIVQAFGLEHVELKYAWDTPANVEDVKAALADDPAIDAFCIQVSESAGGLRHPVEEIAAAIKAINPEIMVIADGITAVGVEPIDTTCIDALIAGSQKALMLPPGMAMIGLSDAAVKKIGEGSGYYFNLASEIKKQRQNTTAYTAPTTLIIGLNKMLELIEAEGYDAFYRDTKARALATRAALEAIGCQLYPKAPALSMSAVYDEEANAVRSILKTEFGVNIAGGQDHLKGKLFRINQMGLIPVYESAWVVNAIEWAYDKLDRRPYDGLASKVFNEVYYANETL
- a CDS encoding YceI family protein, with protein sequence MMKYFVMGIVMAVGLFAGECTYSVKDIDVEWKAYKTPLKIGVGGTFDAIKLNAMPDKTEKGLLEGARVVIDTRSVDSKNKGRDAKLVKFFFHIQGVETITAEIKSIEKDVANVEVTMNGITKIVPMKVEFDEDEVQAEGYLDLGDFDMLPSLESINKACYDLHKGKTWQDVKIAFDIKTKRRCQ
- the ciaB gene encoding invasion protein CiaB; amino-acid sequence: MRETYYEVFMEDLQTLYNEILRRQKELGSYYDLLGSGHAEAEAWIGDFLRRLELPETPETRMAALTRLIGLRDDALAQVLEKEGREEKAIIEAKESAYKMVADFYLKRHLELLDWIEDEALLTPFYREILKEAHRVGEAMSTWQSAWTAHIIHGVNRELFELFNGDEEKIYEMLESEDLLDLREEGCVGDRCYSVLKKTRKGFKSVPYAKAFRMEVQEVVNKLTNMRGVLATMEDEVFGQQAEWLAYIDALIDAFSHTETEGLIKKWAEVDRKWMAITAPIQIGHPLEYYEDHYRKAVALEWDVRLASPKLMQETKIPARILEMSEALAHEFGEEAREVNENCARQVERTQLYIGIPALFYGAEFQGLFSAQVVPNDTEVSRELGKKIFAFADNVLESKKARPVMRIARETFGDDFVLHQRTVMLEKPELWHKVYEITTIGHEYGHVLWVDDDTETKMNGSGNYKNVEEFKATTGGLMAFFMHEDETLQEEILRDTVARAVSLMSWRKTGEVEPYYVEGLLHLDILFEAGVLGFDGEKLSIDLSDGAYRRQKALYRARYIRLVHGFYLPKRDAGGFLASYVEKKDGVWLPKNETVRTFVDHYWNRYLEIGQETMPFEEA
- the rdgB gene encoding RdgB/HAM1 family non-canonical purine NTP pyrophosphatase; the protein is MQIILATSNKGKVREIQSLFEKDEVVPFSELLGPMEIEENGSTFAENALIKARTIFEKLGRDDAIVISDDSGITVPAVNGEPGIYSARYAGAGASDKDNLSKLVDELKKRGMKEAPAFYTAAIAIVAPNAEYVVHGWMHGKAIDTPRGEGGFGYDPIFVPEGFDETIGELDPAIKKELSHRSKALKLAKPIIEMLRSQHA